The sequence GTGAGTCAGGAAGCAGTATTTCAAGTATTCCCATCATGCTGATTATTGATTTTGCCTATTTCCTTAGCTTGATGTCTGGATCTCTTTTAatgaacagaagaagaaatttattGTCAAAGACTTTGCTCTGGAGCTTGAAGTTTATACACAAGGCTCAGCTCTTTTTGACGAAGCAGGTCGATTCTTCAGCGAAAGAGAGCGTGTGGAGACGAAATGTGACGACGACACGCACATGACGGAGAAGAAGGGCTTCTAGGGGAGAGAGCAGGAGAATGTCAAGCAAGATTGGCCCGGATGATGAATTTGGTTGTGATGTATAGTGCAGACTgttttttcttgaaaaggTGCTGGAATGCCAAAAAAAGGAATGTAGCTAGACGACCGAACCAGTGCTGGATTCCACGGAAACAGCGGATGACAAGAAAAGCGATCGAGAGTCACTTCTTTTGATGTCGTTCAATCTTAACAGATAGTCTATTCCAAAAGGGGAGCCCGAGGCAACGTACATCGTCTGTTCAAGGGATAGTCCAATGACCATCTGGCCACTGTTCCCCCAGCTTTCGCCTAGAATCTGTGTGTAAGGCTCTTTTACGGGGTGCTCCAGACCGCCAGGTCATCAATGGCTGAAAGACCCCATCGTGTGCCTTCTTGGGTTTCGGGAAATTCTCCCGTGTTATTCGAATCGGAGGGGGAAACCCAGGGAGACCTACCGATAAGGCTTGGGAAATTGTGGGAGGGAATAGGCTTTCCAGAGTGGTCCTCAAAATTTGGACATGATGGGTCAAGGGAACCTCCATCCCTCAGCCCAAGGAGGCATTTCTGGGAACAATATGGACGACCGCGTATGCTCACCACCGCGCCAGTCTTGTTTTGATTCCCACTACGCTCACCACGTCCACGTCCACGGCCCCGACGCCTACCCTGCTCACGACTACTACTATTAGTATCTCTGGTTTGAGTCGGTTGGTTAGGACTCCTTCCATGAGTTCTCAATGAGGGCGACGGGGAATCCGGAGAGGGGGAAGATTGTCTGTCAACCGGCATGATCGGAGCTTCATATGAAATGGAGGGAGGTTGCCTTTCCTGCCGCGGTAAACCTGCTTTGACACTGACGTCACACTGAATATTGGACTTCATCAAAtcaactactccgtacggagtagactaTTATATTTTAAAAACATTAGCGCATAGAAAACATTAGTACAGCAAATATTAAGAAGCGCCAATGTTTGAGTAGCTCTAATATTTTCAACGCCACAACATTCCCTTTTTCTAATGTTTGTTGTCTAAAAGAGATCCCAAACAAAGCGTTGTATGTTCCTCAGACTTTTTTTGACAGCATGACCGATGATATAAATAATGAATGCTCAGAACTAATTTGGTTTTGCTGTCCACGGAGCTCGAACAGAGATATGAAGCCAAGTCACTGAAACCAGTTGCCCCTTCAGGGCGAGGTAAGTGCTAGTGGCGGCGGTTGGGTGACTCAAAAGGTAGCCGAGTGTGTGTCGAAACCAATGGAAGGCAGTCAAAGATGGTCGAGGGAGATCTATGGAAGTGGGAAGGATGATTGAGAGAAGGTCGAGGGTGATTGGAAGGATCTATGCGCCGGCCTGATCGCGCATTCTTGACTAAAGGCCATTTTGAACTGTATCAACAAGGATGACTCTGTGTTGCTCTTGTTACTTTTCTGGAGTTTTGTTTTTACTTGCTGGTTGGATTGTATGTTAATGTGTTGCGGAAGCCTCCATGGTTGTGTTCTGACCGCCTAGGAGTTGATAAAGAGAGAAATATTCGGCGATTAAGGTTTCCTATTCTTGGAAGGGTGTGAATCACAGGAGTATGAAGAGCTGAGCCCGCTTGATATACTCCTTTGTAAAGTGTTTGAGGAATATGTGTGAGGCATAGTGATGATGGCGGGACTGCTTGCTGGAGCCCCTGGCTGCGAGATATCCCTCAGGCGCGATTATCAACATCTTGATCCTTAGATATCAGAAAACAGCCAGTGTCAGCACGTTTCCACGGGTCTCCGCTCAAAGACTAAGCCAAATAGCGGGTACATTGCGGCCTTTCAACGTCGACGCGTCACATCTTCCCCATTTTCCAGCAGTCCGCTATCATCACCGCCCATTGCAATGACGACGCCGCCCGGGTTGGCCTGCTCCGCCCTAAATATAGAAGATTTCGCAGGCATTGCCTAGGATGGGCTAATAGACCAGTTTTCAGTTTCGAACGGACAATAGGGTAGGACAGTTTCCAGAAGGCGTTCTGCTCTGAAGTATCCAGAACTCCGCAAGACATCGCGCGAATCTCGGCGACAGAGCGTATGTCACTTGGGTTCCGCGCCGATTTAATAACGAAAGGGAAGAGGATAGCGATGAGAGCATGCGGAGCGCAGGATATGCTATGGGTTTTAGGAAGCAGCAGGAACGTTAATATACGGGGGCTTTCTGCCTTTCATagttctttttcttcttttcgcTATGCTTTGTCTTGTCGActgtttcttgttatttctgAGTTTGCCTTTTGAATTTATTGTCCGTACGGCTGGCCGTACGTCGACATGGGCGCCCGTTGCTATAGTGGCAGGGATCCGTTTTGTTAATGGCTTTTATCTCAGGTCTGTTTCCACTGCTCCGTATGTCATTCTGATATATTAGCGCGATCGGGGGCTCCTGATATATGTTACATACTTCTTGAATAAGCCAGTATCCCTTGAACCCTATGTATCCAGGTCACTGACATGATTCCTACCCTCGGCTTTCGTCGCGAGCAGCAGCAGGGGCTGGCACTAGGGAGGTATGTGTATAATCCGGCAGAAATTGAACACCCTTGTTTACCTGCTGTGCTGGGTTCGCGTTGTATTCTACTACCGGCATGTACTATTTTATCATTTCCGGGAGCTTGGGCTTCAGCTGCTCATTCCCTCAGCCCAGAATCACTGTTCCATTCCTCACAGATACTTGACAATCGCTTGCAGACTTGTAAATTCCTTCAAAGAACGCTCTCCGTGTATTGGACCAGAATCGCTTCGGGTAAGGGTAGGTCTTCGCCCTTCCCAGGCCAACAACAAACGAAACCCGAAAAATTCACTGGTTTCACATATTCAGGGTGAACGAAACCTTTCGGGCGATGATCATCTTGCGTCGTATCTCTGGAACATCGGAGATGGTAATGGTGTTTGGATTATAGTCCTTGACAACGGCCCAGCGGGTAAGGGAATCGTACTTTTGAAGACGCTTGAATTCTTTATCAGACAATTTCATCCAACCGTGGCAATTCACAGCCCAGGTGCCATTCTCGCCAATGCTATCTAGCCGAGCGAAGGCACGGCTCTCGTGAGCGATCGGACGTGTGTATGCCTGTTGGCGCGTTGAGAGCGGAGTCCTTTTATAAGCCCAATCGCGGAACTCCTAGTGCTTAAACTAGATACCAAAGAGAAATAAGTACTGGTCAGTAGGAGCTCAACAGCCGATCAGCACTTCCAACAATCTGCTTGTATTGACGTAAATGGTCACGTCCATCGGAAGCTCCAAGAGCCAGGGGCCAATCATAGAGTCATCCATGAGCTGTAACGGATGACAGAACAGTACAGCTGCTGACCTGGAGGGGAAAGAAATTGGTTGGAACGATTGTTGTTCGGCTACACTCCGTAAGTGTCCTTGAAAAACGAAAGGATAAAGGTCTTGATGGACTGTTATACACATGAGATTTGGGTTTGTCAGTTTGACAAAGAGGTCCAGGCACCGCCACGGAGTACGAAGTAAATAGAGATATCTAAAATATTTCAGATATATAGCAAAAAAGGTTCCAGAATTTCAAGTATTAAAATCAGATTACTACTGATATTCGATATTCTTGATTTGGCCTGATCCACGGAGTAGCCTGAATAAAGAC is a genomic window of Coccidioides posadasii str. Silveira chromosome 3, complete sequence containing:
- a CDS encoding uncharacterized protein (EggNog:ENOG410Q5FD), whose product is MPVDRQSSPSPDSPSPSLRTHGRSPNQPTQTRDTNSSSREQGRRRGRGRGRGERSGNQNKTGAVVSIRGRPYCSQKCLLGLRDGGSLDPSCPNFEDHSGKPIPSHNFPSLIGRSPWVSPSDSNNTGEFPETQEGTRWGLSAIDDLAVWSTP
- a CDS encoding uncharacterized protein (EggNog:ENOG410PYIG), coding for MDDSMIGPWLLELPMDVTIYVNTSRLLEEFRDWAYKRTPLSTRQQAYTRPIAHESRAFARLDSIGENGTWAVNCHGWMKLSDKEFKRLQKYDSLTRWAVVKDYNPNTITISDVPEIRRKMIIARKVSFTLNM